Proteins from a genomic interval of Croceicoccus naphthovorans:
- a CDS encoding retroviral-like aspartic protease family protein, whose protein sequence is MRKFFPFAAIVTLLFAAPPGFARSESYPEPDDSPESQSETLEAEQKSDRLTLDVGIGSHGPFDFIVDTGSEATVVSSRVVDALGMQTGEPQTVIGVAGKAMRKSVVLDSLLVGSLRIEGLPAAVMEEADIGAAGIIGIGSLKDQRLVLDFEKRRITVSASRARMRAMSNDNEIVVTAKRRNNRLIVKRATLDGRHIDVVIDTGSTVTIGNRELRRRFYAKAPVLATTELTDVLGNRQQVALIAVKNLTIGPVGFAQTAIAIADTAIFEELGLTERPALLLGMNHLKLFRRVAVDFRHRQIAFELPEEQG, encoded by the coding sequence GTTCCGAATCGTATCCAGAGCCGGACGATTCGCCTGAATCGCAGTCTGAAACCCTTGAGGCCGAGCAAAAGTCCGACCGTCTCACGCTTGATGTCGGCATCGGATCGCACGGCCCGTTCGACTTCATCGTCGATACCGGATCCGAGGCCACGGTCGTCTCCAGCCGCGTTGTCGACGCTCTCGGCATGCAGACCGGAGAGCCACAGACAGTGATCGGCGTCGCAGGCAAAGCGATGCGGAAGTCTGTGGTTCTTGATTCGCTGCTCGTCGGGTCACTGCGGATCGAGGGACTTCCTGCCGCTGTCATGGAGGAGGCCGATATCGGGGCGGCGGGAATCATCGGGATCGGATCTCTCAAGGATCAGCGCCTAGTGCTCGATTTCGAGAAACGCCGGATCACGGTCAGCGCCTCACGCGCGCGCATGCGCGCGATGAGTAACGACAACGAAATCGTGGTTACGGCAAAGCGGCGGAACAATCGCCTGATCGTGAAACGCGCCACGCTGGACGGGCGCCATATCGACGTGGTGATCGACACCGGCTCAACCGTCACGATCGGCAATCGAGAGCTACGGCGACGGTTCTATGCAAAGGCCCCGGTTCTGGCGACGACCGAGCTGACCGATGTTCTGGGCAATCGGCAGCAGGTGGCACTGATCGCGGTGAAGAACCTGACGATCGGACCTGTCGGCTTTGCGCAGACCGCGATAGCCATCGCCGACACCGCTATTTTCGAAGAACTGGGCCTGACCGAGCGTCCCGCGCTCTTGCTCGGCATGAATCACCTGAAGCTGTTTCGGCGCGTCGCGGTCGATTTCCGGCATCGCCAGATCGCGTTCGAATTGCCCGAAGAGCAGGGCTGA